In one window of Onychomys torridus chromosome 7, mOncTor1.1, whole genome shotgun sequence DNA:
- the Camkv gene encoding caM kinase-like vesicle-associated protein gives MPFGCVTLGDKKNYNQPSEVTDRYDLGQVIKTEEFCEIFRAKDKTTGKLHTCKKFQKRDGRKVRKAAKNEIGILKMVKHPNILQLVDVFVTRKEYFIFLELATGREVFDWILDQGYYSERDTSNVVRQVLEAVAYLHSLKIVHRNLKLENLVYYNRLKNSKIVISDFHLAKLENGLIKEPCGTPEYLAPEVVGRQRYGRPVDCWAIGVIMYILLSGNPPFYEEVEEDDYENHDKNLFRKILAGDYEFDSPYWDDISQAAKDLVTRLMEVEQDQRITAEEAISHEWISGNAASDKNIKDGVCAQIEKNFARAKWKKAVRVTTLMKRLRAPEQSGTAAAQSTSDTATPGAATGGAIAAAVSGAAPASGSSAAAATEGDAGCAAKKDDIASADRSATPATDGSATPATDGSATPATDGSITPATDGSVTPATDRSATPATDGRATPATEESAVPTTQSSAVSAAKAAATPEPAVAQPDSTALEGATGQAAPSSKGEEATGGAQESQREKMS, from the exons ATGCCGTTTGGGTGTGTGACTCTGGGCGACAAGAAGAACTATAACCAGCCATCGGAGGTGACTGACAGATATGATTTGGGACAGGTCATCAAGAC TGAGGAGTTCTGTGAAATCTTCCGGGCCAAGGACAAGACAACAGGCAAGCTGCATACCTGCAAGAAGTTTCAGAAGCGGGATGGACGTAAGGTGCGGAAGGCGGCTAAGAATGAGATTGGCATCCTCAAGAT GGTGAAGCACCCTAACATCCTGCAGCTGGTAGATGTGTTTGTGACCCGCAAGGAATACTTCATCTTCCTGGAGCT GGCCACGGGGAGGGAGGTGTTTGACTGGATCCTGGACCAGGGCTACTACTCGGAGCGAGACACGAGCAACGTGGTGCGGCAGGTCTTGGAGGCTGTGGCCTACTTGCACTCCCTCAAGATTGTGCATAGGAACCTCAAG CTGGAAAACCTAGTGTACTACAACAGGCTGAAGAACTCAAAGATTGTCATCAGTGACTTCCACCTGGCTAAGCTGGAGAATGGCCTCATCAAGGAGCCCTGTGGGACCCCGGAGTATCTGG CACCGGAAGTGGTAGGACGGCAACGGTATGGACGCCCTGTGGACTGTTGGGCCATTGGTGTCATCATGTACATCCT CCTTTCAGGCAACCCACCTTTCTATGAGGAGGTAGAAGAAGATGATTATGAGAACCATGATAAGAATCTCTTCCGCAAGATCCTGGCTGGCGACTATGAGTTTGACTCTCCATACTGGGACGATATTTCTCAAGCAG CCAAAGACCTGGTCACAAGGCTGATGGAGGTGGAGCAAGACCAGCGGATCACTGCAGAAGAGGCCATCTCTCATGAATG GATTTCTGGTAATGCTGCTTCTGATAAGAACATCAAGGATGGTGTCTGTGCCCAGATTGAAAAGAACTTCGCCAGAGCCAAGTGGAAG AAGGCTGTCCGAGTGACCACTCTCATGAAACGCCTCCGGGCACCAGAGCAGTCTGGCACAGCTGCTGCGCAGTCCACTTCAGACACTGCCACACCTGGGGCTGCCACTGGTGGGGCCATTGCTGCCGCTGTGAGTGGAGCTGCCCCAGCCTCTGGGAGCAGTGCGGCTGCAGCCACAGAGGGCGATGCTGGGTGTGCTGCCAAGAAGGATGATATAGCCTCTGCAGATCGTAGTGCCACCCCAGCCACAGATGGCAGCGCCACCCCGGCCACAGATGGCAGCGCCACTCCGGCCACTGATGGGAGCATCACTCCAGCCACTGATGGGAGCGTCACTCCGGCCACTGACAGGAGTGCCACCCCAGCTACTGACGGGAGAGCTACACCAGCAACAGAAGAGAGCGCAGTGCCCACCACCCAAAGCAGTGCCGTGTCAGCTGCAAAGGCGGCTGCCACCCCTGAGCCGGCTGTGGCCCAGCCGGACAGCACAGCCCTAGAGGGTGCCACAGGCCAGGCTGCTCCCTCTAGTAAAGGAGAAGAGGCTACTGGTGGTGCCCAGGAGTCTCAAAGGGAGAAGATGAGCTGA